One window of Tachysurus vachellii isolate PV-2020 chromosome 21, HZAU_Pvac_v1, whole genome shotgun sequence genomic DNA carries:
- the snrnp40 gene encoding U5 small nuclear ribonucleoprotein 40 kDa protein: MIEAVKRGAEMALVPTGVKRPRTELVAAAQQLTTMGPPRSSSLQAPIMLLSGHEGEVYCCKFHPNGSMLASAGFDRLILLWNVYGECENFATLKGHTGAVMELHYNTDGSLLFSASTDKTVCVWDSETGERVKRLKGHTSFVNSCFPARRGPQLACTGSDDGTVKLWDIRKKASVHTFQNTYQVLSVTFNDTSDQIISGGIDNDIKVWDLRQNKLIYSMQGHGDSVTGLSLSSEGSYLLSNSMDNSVRVWDIRPFAPKERCVKIFQGNVHNFEKNLLRCSWSPDGSKIAAGSADRFVYIWDTTSRRILYKLPGHAGSVNEVAFHPEEPVVLSGSSDKRLYMGEIQ, translated from the exons ATGATTGAAGCTGTGAAGCGCGGAGCTGAAATGGCGCTCGTTCCCACGGGGGTGAAGAGACCGAGGACGGAGCTGGTGGCAGCGGCGCAGCAACTCACTACTatg GGTCCTCCACGCAGCTCCAGTTTGCAGGCTCCTATAATGTTGTTGTCTGGGCATGAAGGAGAAGTCTACTGCTGCAAGTTTCATCCTAATGGCTCCATGCTCGCTTCTGCAGGATTTGATCGCCTGATCT TGTTATGGAACGTGTATGGAGAATGTGAAAACTTTGCCACCCTAAAGGGCCACACCGGAGCTGTAATGGAGCTTCATTATAACACAGACGGCAG TCTGCTCTTTTCAGCCAGTACGGATAAGACCGTTTGTGTGTGGGACAGCGAGACAGGGGAGCGTGTGAAGAGACTGAAAGGCCACACGTCCTTCGTAAATTCTTGTTTTCCTGCCCGTCGTGGACCACAGCTGGCCTGCACTGGCAGCGATGATGGAACTGTGAAG CTGTGGGACATCAGGAAGAAGGCATCAGTTCATACGTTCCAGAACACATACCAGGTTTTAAGTGTTACCTTCAATGATACCAGTGACCAGATCATCTCAGGAGGCATCGACAATGACATCAAG gTATGGGACCTGAGACAGAATAAGCTGATTTACAGCATGCAGGGACACGGAGACTCAGTGACGGGGCTCAGTCTCAGCTCTGAGGGATCCTATTTACTGTCCAACTCCATGGACAACAGTG TGCGCGTTTGGGATATCCGTCCATTTGCCCCTAAGGAGAGATGTGTGAAGATTTTCCAGGGAAATGTCCACAATTTTGAAAAG AATCTTCTACGCTGCTCTTGGTCACCAGATGGCAGTAAGATAGCGGCAGGCTCCGCTGATAG GTTTGTGTATATCTGGGACACGACCTCTCGTAGAATCCTTTATAAGCTTCCTGGCCATGCTGGATCAGTCAACGAGGTGGCCTTCCATCCAGAGGAACCCGTTG TTCTATCTGGATCCAGTGATAAGCGCCTCTACATGGGGGAAATTCAGTAG
- the nkain1 gene encoding sodium/potassium-transporting ATPase subunit beta-1-interacting protein 1 isoform X1 encodes MKRESMGRCDGRCTLVVICSLQLLAVLQRQVFDFLGYQWAPILANFLHILAVILGVFGTVQVRSRYLILYAVWLVIWVGWNAFIICFYLEVGHLSQDRDFLMTFNTSLHRSWWMENGPGCLVTTVPDSPLAPQDHHVITVSGCLLDYQYIEVVSSALQVFLALFGFVYACYVSKVVLDDEDSFDFIGGYGYGYQPPQKSSHLQLQPLYTAG; translated from the exons ATGAAGCGCGAGAGCATGGGCCGCTGCGACGGGAGGTGCACGCTGGTGGTCATCTGCTCCTTGCAGCTG CTGGCTGTGCTGCAGAGGCAGGTGTTTGATTTCCTGGGCTATCAATGGGCTCCCATCTTGGCAAACTTTCTACACATCCTGGCTGTCATTCTGGGAGTGTTTGGTACGGTGCAGGTCCGCTCACGATATCTTATACTG TATGCAGTGTGGCTGGTGATCTGGGTTGGTTGGAACGCTTTTATTATCTGTTTCTACCTGGAAGTGGGCCACCTGTCTCAG GATCGAGATTTCCTGATGACATTTAATACCTCTTTACATCGCTCCTGGTGGATGGAGAATGGGCCTGGTTGCTTAGTTACAACAGTGCCTGACTCCCCATTGGCTCCACAAGACCATCATGTGATCACGGTCAGTGGCTGCCTGCTGGACTACCAATACATAGAGGTGGTCAGCTCTGCCCTGCAAGTGTTCCTCGCA CTTTTTGGCTTTGTATACGCCTGCTATGTAAGCAAAGTTGTCCTAGATGATGAGGACAGCT TTGATTTCATTGGCGGATATGGGTATGGGTATCAGCCACCACAAAAGAGTTCCCACCTACAGCTACAGCCTCTTTACAC GGCTGGATAG
- the nkain1 gene encoding sodium/potassium-transporting ATPase subunit beta-1-interacting protein 1 isoform X2: MKRESMGRCDGRCTLVVICSLQLLAVLQRQVFDFLGYQWAPILANFLHILAVILGVFGTVQVRSRYLILYAVWLVIWVGWNAFIICFYLEVGHLSQDRDFLMTFNTSLHRSWWMENGPGCLVTTVPDSPLAPQDHHVITVSGCLLDYQYIEVVSSALQVFLALFGFVYACYVSKVVLDDEDSFDFIGGYGYGYQPPQKSSHLQLQPLYT; the protein is encoded by the exons ATGAAGCGCGAGAGCATGGGCCGCTGCGACGGGAGGTGCACGCTGGTGGTCATCTGCTCCTTGCAGCTG CTGGCTGTGCTGCAGAGGCAGGTGTTTGATTTCCTGGGCTATCAATGGGCTCCCATCTTGGCAAACTTTCTACACATCCTGGCTGTCATTCTGGGAGTGTTTGGTACGGTGCAGGTCCGCTCACGATATCTTATACTG TATGCAGTGTGGCTGGTGATCTGGGTTGGTTGGAACGCTTTTATTATCTGTTTCTACCTGGAAGTGGGCCACCTGTCTCAG GATCGAGATTTCCTGATGACATTTAATACCTCTTTACATCGCTCCTGGTGGATGGAGAATGGGCCTGGTTGCTTAGTTACAACAGTGCCTGACTCCCCATTGGCTCCACAAGACCATCATGTGATCACGGTCAGTGGCTGCCTGCTGGACTACCAATACATAGAGGTGGTCAGCTCTGCCCTGCAAGTGTTCCTCGCA CTTTTTGGCTTTGTATACGCCTGCTATGTAAGCAAAGTTGTCCTAGATGATGAGGACAGCT TTGATTTCATTGGCGGATATGGGTATGGGTATCAGCCACCACAAAAGAGTTCCCACCTACAGCTACAGCCTCTTTACACGTAG